One Stigmatopora nigra isolate UIUO_SnigA chromosome 1, RoL_Snig_1.1, whole genome shotgun sequence DNA segment encodes these proteins:
- the gripap1 gene encoding GRIP1-associated protein 1 isoform X2 has product MSQALSEEEFHRMQAQLLELRTRNYQLSDDLRKNSTELSTLRQKNGVLERDFVKAQKALNKSKKAQEVEALLSENEMLQGKLHSQEEDFRLQNSTLMAELSKLCLQIEQLELDNKHLKEEGETRASQSSPNVTSSPAEEELLRLQAENATLLKKVRALQEPCTNSEQPKTSLSHGDQNATSQLDQSVDANGTCDVSSKGEESAAEGVSGQQNEPKLEQTKFNGLSEKSVEEIVAKQSALGWSAALCPITHCFGAELEVALSTQHEEKRLLREQLRQLEVTKQAEMTKLQDDLSKLSDKLKKKQESFQRLQAEKEVLYNDSRTKIEEINQRKEEELKMINSRIQKLQSDLAAANQVTAELREKLLTRDKEHQLAVSALKDQIQTSKMQEVSLLREQHEAQAAELQLSRTEQEKLLAQRDDLDSQLQESNFANRKLLEQLTDEGQEKEKLMMEFEESKKTADKRKAMLDDMAIQLNQEKSNHKEALSDFKLQHEKEVLSIRARYEKELRGLHEDKNRSEEDLRQQLRDEKARCKELESFQTKVQELSNQLQSMEETKGWFERRLDEAQENTGRLTLEHQEAVKTLQEKHLLDLQTKQGEAEAVHGELLEVQNQRDELHGSISKLKQEIKDTVDGQRILEKKGSAALKDLKRQLQLERKRADKLQERLQEILTNSKTRTGLEELVLSEINSPSRNQQTDSSSVSSFSYRDMMKESQSGGHNKSGGASPQCQRAAELSDDELGELFQRLAEVQQEKWMLEEKVKHLEVSCSSMAEDICRKSAIIETYVMDSRIDVSGGAAGGHGAPQVDRGSLGSVLRDLVKSGDENLREMNKKLQNMLEEQLTKNMHLHKDLEALSQELVRLSKEQVPDSSSAGSG; this is encoded by the exons ATGTCGCAGGCACTTTCAGAGGAGGAGTTTCACCGTATGCAG GCTCAACTATTGGAGTTGAGGACACGCAACTATCAATTGTCTGACGATCTGAGGAAGAACTCGACTG AACTCAGCACCTTGCGTCAGAAAAATGGGGTGTTGGAAAGAGATTTTGTCAAAGCACAGAAG GCACTTAACAAAAGTAAAAAAGCACAG GAAGTGGAAGCGCTGCTGAGCGAAAATGAGATGCTTCAGGGAAAACTTCACAGCCAGGAAGAGGACTTTCGACTCCAAAATAGCACGCTAATGGCCGAACTCTCCAAG TTGTGTCTGCAAATTGAGCAGCTGGAACTGGATAACAAGCACCTTAAGGAAGAAGGCGAGACCAGAGCTTCCCAGTCCAGTCCAAATGTCACCTCCAGTCCTGCTGAAGAAGAGTTGCTGCGCCTGCAGGCTGAGAACGCCACGCTGCTCAAGAAAGTGCGAG ccctgCAGGAGCCCTGTACTAATTCTGAACAGCCCAAAACATCACTCTCACATGGCGACCAAAACGCTACCTCACAGTTAGACCAGTCGGTGGATGCCAATGGGACATGTGATGTCAGCAGCAAAGGGGAGGAGTCAGCAGCAGAGGGTGTCAGCGGGCAGCAG AATGAACCTAAGCTGGAGCAAACAAAGTTTAATG GCCTGTCAGAGAAGAGCGTAGAGGAGATTGTAGCTAAGCAGTCAGCGCTAGGCTGGTCGGCTGCTCTGTGTCCAATAACTCACTGCTTTGGAGCAGAGCTGGAGGTCGCCCTGAGCACTCAGCACGAGGAGAAGAGGCTGCTGAGGGAACAACTGCGACAACTGGAG GTCACCAAACAAGCTGAGATGACCAAACTGCAGGATGATTTGTCAAAG CTCTCTGAcaagttaaagaaaaaacaagagaG TTTCCAGCGTCTGCAAGCCGAGAAGGAGGTTCTTTACAATGATAGCAG GACAAAGATCGAAGAGATCAACcaaaggaaggaggaggagcttaAAATGATCAACTCGCGAATCCAGAAGCTTCAATCAGATTTGGCGGCAGCCAATCAG GTGACGGCTGAGCTGCGAGAAAAGCTTCTGACTCGCGACAAAGAACACCAACTGGCCGTCAGTGCGCTCAAAGATCAG ATTCAGACGAGCAAGATGCAGGAGGTTAGCCTTCTTCGGGAACAGCACGAGGCTCAAGCGGCAGAACTTCAGCTGAGTCGAACAGAACAGGAAAAGCTTTTGGCTCAGAGGGATGACCTGGACTCGCAGCTGCAG GAGTCCAATTTTGCAAACAGAAAGTTGTTGGAGCAATTAACAGACGAAGGTCAAGAAAAGGAGAAGCTTATGATGGAGTTTGAAGAGAGCAAGAAg ACGGCTGATAAGAGGAAGGCTATGCTAGATGATATGGCCATTCAACTGAACCAGGAAAAATCCAACCACAAGGAGGCGTTGTCAGACTTCAAATTACAGCACGAGAAGGAG GTCCTCAGCATCAGGGCTCGCTATGAGAAGGAACTTCGAGGTCTACATGAGGACAAAAACCGCTCTGAGGAGGACCTCCGGCAGCAGCTCAGAGAtgagaag GCTCGTTGCAAAGAGCTAGAAAGTTTTCAGACCAAAGTGCAGGAACTAAGCAATCAGTTGCAGTCCATGGAAGAAACCAAAGGCTGGTTTGAAAGGCGACTCGACGAGGCTCAG GAAAACACTGGCAGGTTGACGTTAGAACACCAAGAAGCTGTCAAAACTCTCCAGGAAAAACATTTACTTGATTTACAG ACCAAACAGGGAGAGGCCGAAGCCGTCCACGGGGAGCTGCTGGAGGTCCAGAATCAGCGCGATGAACTGCACGGCTCCATCTCCAAACTCAAACAG GAGATCAAAGACACAGTAGATGGACAACGGATATTAGAGAAAAAAGGAAGTGCAGCG ctGAAGGACTTAAAAAGACAGTTGCAGCTGGAAAGGAAGAGAGCAGACAAACTGCAAGAGAGACTTCAAGAAATTCTTACAAACAGTAAGACCAGAACAG GCCTGGAGGAGTTGGTCCTGTCTGAGATCAACAGTCCCAGCCGTAATCAGCAGACTGACTCGTCCTCCGTCTCGTCTTTCTCTTATCGAGACATGATGAAGGAGAGTCAGAGCGGCGGTCACAACAAG TCGGGAGGAGCAAGCCCTCAGTGTCAGCGTGCCGCCGAGCTATCGGACGACGAGCTGGGTGAACTGTTTCAGAGGCTAGCTGAGGTTCAACAGGAGAAGTGGATGCTAGAGGAGAAG GTCAAACATTTGGAGGTGAGTTGCTCGTCCATGGCGGAGGACATCTGCAGGAAGAGCGCCATCATTGAGACATACGTCATGGACAGCCGCATAG ACGTATCAGGTGGCGCCGCGGGCGGGCACGGAGCTCCTCAGGTTGACCGAGGCAGTCTTGGTTCTGTCTTGAGGGATTTGGTCAAATCTGGCGATGAAAATCTGCGTGAGATGAACAAGAAGCTGCAGAACATGTTGGAGGAGCAGTTGACCAAGAACATGCACCTTCATAAG GACCTGGAAGCTTTATCCCAGGAATTAGTCCGTCTCAGTAAAGAACAGGTACCTGACAGCAGTTCAGCTGGCTCTGGTTGA
- the gripap1 gene encoding GRIP1-associated protein 1 isoform X1 produces MSQALSEEEFHRMQAQLLELRTRNYQLSDDLRKNSTELSTLRQKNGVLERDFVKAQKALNKSKKAQEVEALLSENEMLQGKLHSQEEDFRLQNSTLMAELSKLCLQIEQLELDNKHLKEEGETRASQSSPNVTSSPAEEELLRLQAENATLLKKVRALQEPCTNSEQPKTSLSHGDQNATSQLDQSVDANGTCDVSSKGEESAAEGVSGQQNEPKLEQTKFNGLSEKSVEEIVAKQSALGWSAALCPITHCFGAELEVALSTQHEEKRLLREQLRQLEVTKQAEMTKLQDDLSKLSDKLKKKQESFQRLQAEKEVLYNDSRTKIEEINQRKEEELKMINSRIQKLQSDLAAANQVTAELREKLLTRDKEHQLAVSALKDQVASQSAVSQEQVDSILQENDALRTNLAALEQIQTSKMQEVSLLREQHEAQAAELQLSRTEQEKLLAQRDDLDSQLQESNFANRKLLEQLTDEGQEKEKLMMEFEESKKTADKRKAMLDDMAIQLNQEKSNHKEALSDFKLQHEKEVLSIRARYEKELRGLHEDKNRSEEDLRQQLRDEKARCKELESFQTKVQELSNQLQSMEETKGWFERRLDEAQENTGRLTLEHQEAVKTLQEKHLLDLQTKQGEAEAVHGELLEVQNQRDELHGSISKLKQEIKDTVDGQRILEKKGSAALKDLKRQLQLERKRADKLQERLQEILTNSKTRTGLEELVLSEINSPSRNQQTDSSSVSSFSYRDMMKESQSGGHNKSGGASPQCQRAAELSDDELGELFQRLAEVQQEKWMLEEKVKHLEVSCSSMAEDICRKSAIIETYVMDSRIDVSGGAAGGHGAPQVDRGSLGSVLRDLVKSGDENLREMNKKLQNMLEEQLTKNMHLHKDLEALSQELVRLSKEQVPDSSSAGSG; encoded by the exons ATGTCGCAGGCACTTTCAGAGGAGGAGTTTCACCGTATGCAG GCTCAACTATTGGAGTTGAGGACACGCAACTATCAATTGTCTGACGATCTGAGGAAGAACTCGACTG AACTCAGCACCTTGCGTCAGAAAAATGGGGTGTTGGAAAGAGATTTTGTCAAAGCACAGAAG GCACTTAACAAAAGTAAAAAAGCACAG GAAGTGGAAGCGCTGCTGAGCGAAAATGAGATGCTTCAGGGAAAACTTCACAGCCAGGAAGAGGACTTTCGACTCCAAAATAGCACGCTAATGGCCGAACTCTCCAAG TTGTGTCTGCAAATTGAGCAGCTGGAACTGGATAACAAGCACCTTAAGGAAGAAGGCGAGACCAGAGCTTCCCAGTCCAGTCCAAATGTCACCTCCAGTCCTGCTGAAGAAGAGTTGCTGCGCCTGCAGGCTGAGAACGCCACGCTGCTCAAGAAAGTGCGAG ccctgCAGGAGCCCTGTACTAATTCTGAACAGCCCAAAACATCACTCTCACATGGCGACCAAAACGCTACCTCACAGTTAGACCAGTCGGTGGATGCCAATGGGACATGTGATGTCAGCAGCAAAGGGGAGGAGTCAGCAGCAGAGGGTGTCAGCGGGCAGCAG AATGAACCTAAGCTGGAGCAAACAAAGTTTAATG GCCTGTCAGAGAAGAGCGTAGAGGAGATTGTAGCTAAGCAGTCAGCGCTAGGCTGGTCGGCTGCTCTGTGTCCAATAACTCACTGCTTTGGAGCAGAGCTGGAGGTCGCCCTGAGCACTCAGCACGAGGAGAAGAGGCTGCTGAGGGAACAACTGCGACAACTGGAG GTCACCAAACAAGCTGAGATGACCAAACTGCAGGATGATTTGTCAAAG CTCTCTGAcaagttaaagaaaaaacaagagaG TTTCCAGCGTCTGCAAGCCGAGAAGGAGGTTCTTTACAATGATAGCAG GACAAAGATCGAAGAGATCAACcaaaggaaggaggaggagcttaAAATGATCAACTCGCGAATCCAGAAGCTTCAATCAGATTTGGCGGCAGCCAATCAG GTGACGGCTGAGCTGCGAGAAAAGCTTCTGACTCGCGACAAAGAACACCAACTGGCCGTCAGTGCGCTCAAAGATCAG GTAGCGAGTCAAAGCGCAGTCAGCCAGGAGCAAGTGGATAGCATTTTGCAGGAGAACGATGCTCTGAGGACAAATCTCGCTGCTTTAGAACAG ATTCAGACGAGCAAGATGCAGGAGGTTAGCCTTCTTCGGGAACAGCACGAGGCTCAAGCGGCAGAACTTCAGCTGAGTCGAACAGAACAGGAAAAGCTTTTGGCTCAGAGGGATGACCTGGACTCGCAGCTGCAG GAGTCCAATTTTGCAAACAGAAAGTTGTTGGAGCAATTAACAGACGAAGGTCAAGAAAAGGAGAAGCTTATGATGGAGTTTGAAGAGAGCAAGAAg ACGGCTGATAAGAGGAAGGCTATGCTAGATGATATGGCCATTCAACTGAACCAGGAAAAATCCAACCACAAGGAGGCGTTGTCAGACTTCAAATTACAGCACGAGAAGGAG GTCCTCAGCATCAGGGCTCGCTATGAGAAGGAACTTCGAGGTCTACATGAGGACAAAAACCGCTCTGAGGAGGACCTCCGGCAGCAGCTCAGAGAtgagaag GCTCGTTGCAAAGAGCTAGAAAGTTTTCAGACCAAAGTGCAGGAACTAAGCAATCAGTTGCAGTCCATGGAAGAAACCAAAGGCTGGTTTGAAAGGCGACTCGACGAGGCTCAG GAAAACACTGGCAGGTTGACGTTAGAACACCAAGAAGCTGTCAAAACTCTCCAGGAAAAACATTTACTTGATTTACAG ACCAAACAGGGAGAGGCCGAAGCCGTCCACGGGGAGCTGCTGGAGGTCCAGAATCAGCGCGATGAACTGCACGGCTCCATCTCCAAACTCAAACAG GAGATCAAAGACACAGTAGATGGACAACGGATATTAGAGAAAAAAGGAAGTGCAGCG ctGAAGGACTTAAAAAGACAGTTGCAGCTGGAAAGGAAGAGAGCAGACAAACTGCAAGAGAGACTTCAAGAAATTCTTACAAACAGTAAGACCAGAACAG GCCTGGAGGAGTTGGTCCTGTCTGAGATCAACAGTCCCAGCCGTAATCAGCAGACTGACTCGTCCTCCGTCTCGTCTTTCTCTTATCGAGACATGATGAAGGAGAGTCAGAGCGGCGGTCACAACAAG TCGGGAGGAGCAAGCCCTCAGTGTCAGCGTGCCGCCGAGCTATCGGACGACGAGCTGGGTGAACTGTTTCAGAGGCTAGCTGAGGTTCAACAGGAGAAGTGGATGCTAGAGGAGAAG GTCAAACATTTGGAGGTGAGTTGCTCGTCCATGGCGGAGGACATCTGCAGGAAGAGCGCCATCATTGAGACATACGTCATGGACAGCCGCATAG ACGTATCAGGTGGCGCCGCGGGCGGGCACGGAGCTCCTCAGGTTGACCGAGGCAGTCTTGGTTCTGTCTTGAGGGATTTGGTCAAATCTGGCGATGAAAATCTGCGTGAGATGAACAAGAAGCTGCAGAACATGTTGGAGGAGCAGTTGACCAAGAACATGCACCTTCATAAG GACCTGGAAGCTTTATCCCAGGAATTAGTCCGTCTCAGTAAAGAACAGGTACCTGACAGCAGTTCAGCTGGCTCTGGTTGA
- the gripap1 gene encoding GRIP1-associated protein 1 isoform X3: MSQALSEEEFHRMQAQLLELRTRNYQLSDDLRKNSTELSTLRQKNGVLERDFVKAQKALNKSKKAQEVEALLSENEMLQGKLHSQEEDFRLQNSTLMAELSKLCLQIEQLELDNKHLKEEGETRASQSSPNVTSSPAEEELLRLQAENATLLKKVRALQEPCTNSEQPKTSLSHGDQNATSQLDQSVDANGTCDVSSKGEESAAEGVSGQQNEPKLEQTKFNELEVALSTQHEEKRLLREQLRQLEVTKQAEMTKLQDDLSKLSDKLKKKQESFQRLQAEKEVLYNDSRTKIEEINQRKEEELKMINSRIQKLQSDLAAANQVTAELREKLLTRDKEHQLAVSALKDQVASQSAVSQEQVDSILQENDALRTNLAALEQIQTSKMQEVSLLREQHEAQAAELQLSRTEQEKLLAQRDDLDSQLQESNFANRKLLEQLTDEGQEKEKLMMEFEESKKTADKRKAMLDDMAIQLNQEKSNHKEALSDFKLQHEKEVLSIRARYEKELRGLHEDKNRSEEDLRQQLRDEKARCKELESFQTKVQELSNQLQSMEETKGWFERRLDEAQENTGRLTLEHQEAVKTLQEKHLLDLQTKQGEAEAVHGELLEVQNQRDELHGSISKLKQEIKDTVDGQRILEKKGSAALKDLKRQLQLERKRADKLQERLQEILTNSKTRTGLEELVLSEINSPSRNQQTDSSSVSSFSYRDMMKESQSGGHNKSGGASPQCQRAAELSDDELGELFQRLAEVQQEKWMLEEKVKHLEVSCSSMAEDICRKSAIIETYVMDSRIDVSGGAAGGHGAPQVDRGSLGSVLRDLVKSGDENLREMNKKLQNMLEEQLTKNMHLHKDLEALSQELVRLSKEQVPDSSSAGSG, from the exons ATGTCGCAGGCACTTTCAGAGGAGGAGTTTCACCGTATGCAG GCTCAACTATTGGAGTTGAGGACACGCAACTATCAATTGTCTGACGATCTGAGGAAGAACTCGACTG AACTCAGCACCTTGCGTCAGAAAAATGGGGTGTTGGAAAGAGATTTTGTCAAAGCACAGAAG GCACTTAACAAAAGTAAAAAAGCACAG GAAGTGGAAGCGCTGCTGAGCGAAAATGAGATGCTTCAGGGAAAACTTCACAGCCAGGAAGAGGACTTTCGACTCCAAAATAGCACGCTAATGGCCGAACTCTCCAAG TTGTGTCTGCAAATTGAGCAGCTGGAACTGGATAACAAGCACCTTAAGGAAGAAGGCGAGACCAGAGCTTCCCAGTCCAGTCCAAATGTCACCTCCAGTCCTGCTGAAGAAGAGTTGCTGCGCCTGCAGGCTGAGAACGCCACGCTGCTCAAGAAAGTGCGAG ccctgCAGGAGCCCTGTACTAATTCTGAACAGCCCAAAACATCACTCTCACATGGCGACCAAAACGCTACCTCACAGTTAGACCAGTCGGTGGATGCCAATGGGACATGTGATGTCAGCAGCAAAGGGGAGGAGTCAGCAGCAGAGGGTGTCAGCGGGCAGCAG AATGAACCTAAGCTGGAGCAAACAAAGTTTAATG AGCTGGAGGTCGCCCTGAGCACTCAGCACGAGGAGAAGAGGCTGCTGAGGGAACAACTGCGACAACTGGAG GTCACCAAACAAGCTGAGATGACCAAACTGCAGGATGATTTGTCAAAG CTCTCTGAcaagttaaagaaaaaacaagagaG TTTCCAGCGTCTGCAAGCCGAGAAGGAGGTTCTTTACAATGATAGCAG GACAAAGATCGAAGAGATCAACcaaaggaaggaggaggagcttaAAATGATCAACTCGCGAATCCAGAAGCTTCAATCAGATTTGGCGGCAGCCAATCAG GTGACGGCTGAGCTGCGAGAAAAGCTTCTGACTCGCGACAAAGAACACCAACTGGCCGTCAGTGCGCTCAAAGATCAG GTAGCGAGTCAAAGCGCAGTCAGCCAGGAGCAAGTGGATAGCATTTTGCAGGAGAACGATGCTCTGAGGACAAATCTCGCTGCTTTAGAACAG ATTCAGACGAGCAAGATGCAGGAGGTTAGCCTTCTTCGGGAACAGCACGAGGCTCAAGCGGCAGAACTTCAGCTGAGTCGAACAGAACAGGAAAAGCTTTTGGCTCAGAGGGATGACCTGGACTCGCAGCTGCAG GAGTCCAATTTTGCAAACAGAAAGTTGTTGGAGCAATTAACAGACGAAGGTCAAGAAAAGGAGAAGCTTATGATGGAGTTTGAAGAGAGCAAGAAg ACGGCTGATAAGAGGAAGGCTATGCTAGATGATATGGCCATTCAACTGAACCAGGAAAAATCCAACCACAAGGAGGCGTTGTCAGACTTCAAATTACAGCACGAGAAGGAG GTCCTCAGCATCAGGGCTCGCTATGAGAAGGAACTTCGAGGTCTACATGAGGACAAAAACCGCTCTGAGGAGGACCTCCGGCAGCAGCTCAGAGAtgagaag GCTCGTTGCAAAGAGCTAGAAAGTTTTCAGACCAAAGTGCAGGAACTAAGCAATCAGTTGCAGTCCATGGAAGAAACCAAAGGCTGGTTTGAAAGGCGACTCGACGAGGCTCAG GAAAACACTGGCAGGTTGACGTTAGAACACCAAGAAGCTGTCAAAACTCTCCAGGAAAAACATTTACTTGATTTACAG ACCAAACAGGGAGAGGCCGAAGCCGTCCACGGGGAGCTGCTGGAGGTCCAGAATCAGCGCGATGAACTGCACGGCTCCATCTCCAAACTCAAACAG GAGATCAAAGACACAGTAGATGGACAACGGATATTAGAGAAAAAAGGAAGTGCAGCG ctGAAGGACTTAAAAAGACAGTTGCAGCTGGAAAGGAAGAGAGCAGACAAACTGCAAGAGAGACTTCAAGAAATTCTTACAAACAGTAAGACCAGAACAG GCCTGGAGGAGTTGGTCCTGTCTGAGATCAACAGTCCCAGCCGTAATCAGCAGACTGACTCGTCCTCCGTCTCGTCTTTCTCTTATCGAGACATGATGAAGGAGAGTCAGAGCGGCGGTCACAACAAG TCGGGAGGAGCAAGCCCTCAGTGTCAGCGTGCCGCCGAGCTATCGGACGACGAGCTGGGTGAACTGTTTCAGAGGCTAGCTGAGGTTCAACAGGAGAAGTGGATGCTAGAGGAGAAG GTCAAACATTTGGAGGTGAGTTGCTCGTCCATGGCGGAGGACATCTGCAGGAAGAGCGCCATCATTGAGACATACGTCATGGACAGCCGCATAG ACGTATCAGGTGGCGCCGCGGGCGGGCACGGAGCTCCTCAGGTTGACCGAGGCAGTCTTGGTTCTGTCTTGAGGGATTTGGTCAAATCTGGCGATGAAAATCTGCGTGAGATGAACAAGAAGCTGCAGAACATGTTGGAGGAGCAGTTGACCAAGAACATGCACCTTCATAAG GACCTGGAAGCTTTATCCCAGGAATTAGTCCGTCTCAGTAAAGAACAGGTACCTGACAGCAGTTCAGCTGGCTCTGGTTGA